A genome region from Setaria italica strain Yugu1 chromosome III, Setaria_italica_v2.0, whole genome shotgun sequence includes the following:
- the LOC111256752 gene encoding uncharacterized protein LOC111256752, producing the protein MEMLTPMNSPFYGIIPGNTAIPIGQVFLPVTFGTKENYRTEYIQFEVADPETSYHAILGRPVHDHPALCVLSTQDTGTKGVLSLHGDLKRSYECDTEAIELAATSQVPNSTQQVFAASEKLSAAELKIPEKKLGATKVKLASDMDIKVIDLETSDTSKTALIGSGLDPI; encoded by the coding sequence ATGGAGATGCTCACCCCGATGAACTCTCCCttctatgggatcatcccaGGCAACACGGCTATACCTATTGGACAAGTATTcctgccagttaccttcggcACTAAGGAGAACTaccggacagagtacatccAGTTTGAGGTGGCGGATCCTGAGACTTCTTAtcatgccatcctcggaagaccagttCATGACCATCCTGCattatgtgtacttagtactcaagatacTGGGACCAAGGGAGTTCTCTCCCTCcatggagacttgaagagatcatatgaGTGCGACACAGAGGCTATCGAGTTAGCCGCAACTTCTCAAGTGCCCAATTCAACGCAACAAGTCTTCGCTGCTTCAGAAAAGCTCTCCGCAGCCGAACTCAAAATTCCAGAGAAGAAGTTGGGGGCTACCAAGGTTAAGCTAGCAAGTGACATGGACATCAAAGTCATTGACCTCGAGACCAGCGacacctccaagacagccctgatcggttCAGGGTTGGATCCTATATAG